The following nucleotide sequence is from Vanessa cardui chromosome 3, ilVanCard2.1, whole genome shotgun sequence.
AAATTCTCAAAAAACTAAGATCAATGTCAAAATTTTGATGGCTAGCCAAAAAAACACggggttttcaaccgacttcaaaaaggttatcaattcgtctgtatttttttttttttttttttttttttatgtttgttacctcataactttttactgggtggaccgattttgataattttttttttgtttgaaaggtagtgcttcccatggggtcccattttttttttatttttttccgatgatggtatccgtatgaaaacgacataagtcttaaatttgcattatgtatgtgcgcgataaataggtgaataactcaaaattggttggcacaattttgataattcttttaaaattataaaggacatactttaagggtagtttggtgaaagtttggtaaggttctgagtataggatccatgacaaattaagggaacgggagggaacggaacaattctgaggagcacgttagcaatactcggtcgaatcttttatttatgggttacttggatatttaaatcatcttccggaacgtggttatgttcatgtaattgtcataatcgaatattataattaactaacgacccgccccgacttctcacgggtgcaaaactgatactaaatatactaaagaatttgtttatttatgacatcacactgcaaacttctaaaattgtcagtgtttctttactatattgttcatttattatatacacaaacgttccccttgaatcacactatctattaaaaaaaaaccgcatcaaaatccgttgcgtagttttaaagatatagggacagagaaagcgactttgtatactatgtattgacggaactcctaaacggcttacagtaagggtgcgatttggggcagaatttctttctgtctttaatcaaattttgtgtatatgatgtgatgtcatatgatgtacgacttagcatacgaatagctcttttgcaaagtttttttactgaggtcgattacagctcattcgagggtggtaccttgtagtttatgccgcatgacgtattaaagccgcattttcgaaaatctatttttgctttattcgaaagtttcttttgaaatatatatagttataactacattatataatcgtaaatcgacttttaagtagtctaatatttttcatttcattttaactaggaggactctcaaaaatatgttatatatgcaattatttttattactttttagtacatttttatttgttttaaaatagtgttttgtttgaagtcggtttttctttttgttaaaattttatttattgttaatttacgacTGTGCCTATCAGAATTTGACTGTTGTttgtaacatataaattaatttttaaatcgaaCTCTTATTCACCTGTTTGTTGTAATGAATCtatgaaaaatacattataatcaaGAATTTTCTACATACTCAATCTCATGTAGTAAAAAAGTCTACTTTCATAATATATGTCCAAAATATTTGTCATTGAGAACACTATAAAATGatagttttgtattaatttgGAAACCGAAAGAGCCGATTAAATTTCTTTGACAGTTCAATTAACTAATTGAGGAGTGAGTTTTATATAAACGCTTATAAagcctatattaatatttgttagcCTGACCAATCAAATTCATGAAAACTccttaatacataaaataaatatttaaaacgagcAGGCGCCGCAACTGCAAGCTGAATCGTGTCGTTAAATCGTTCTGCTCTTGCTCTGGCTGCAAGCGCTCGAGGGCGGAAATGAAACAAGTGTTTGAGCAAATATTGCGATCTTATCGTAATcattttaatgtcattttaGACTTGTTATCTtactactatttttaattcttataaaattataaaactttatcttaaatgtaagtattatagaaattatttacataaaaatatggtATCGCTGGAGGCCAGCGCttgattaataacaataaaatataacatacgcTTCTTAAGCTTAAGTTTAGTTATACGAGATATTGTGAGGCTGGTTATCTGTTTGTTCTGCTCCAAACAGCAAATACCCATCTCAGTTACGAGACTCATTCTAGTGATAAGATGGTAAACAATCACTCGTCTGTATGTGTTATCAAATGCAGTGATCGTGTCAATGTGGCCGCCTACACACACAGGCGCACATGTGCACAGGGAGCGTGAAGACATCCTCCGATCTGTGCTAACGATGATGTCACTGTGCTGAATGTCCACAACATTAACCCGTTGGCCCTAACGTAACTATTCTAGTTGAGATCGATGGAGACGAGCGACGGCGCGGGCTAGGGCAGGGCGGTGGACGCGGAAATGTCGGAGGCCGAGGAGTCCAGGTCGGCGAAGGAGTCGGGGAGACGGCGACCGAGCGTGTCCGGCACCAGCCGCGTCAGCGCCGCGCTGAGCAGCGGCAGCGCACCCAGCAGTGTCGTCGGCACCCATGTCCCGTACGCAGCCTGGATAGTGAATTTGAAtggcattatttattatattcgattTGAACGACGTTATTATAGCGACCACTTGACGAGCACAAATCCTCACCAAGAGCGGCGTCTGCGGCGCGAGGATGGCGCCGATGCGGCCGCACGTGGAGCACGCGGCCAGCAGGCGCTGTCGCGCGCGCGTCGGGAACAGCTCGGCGGTGTACACGTACAGCGCGTTCAGGGCCATGGTCGCGCCCATCTTACCCGCAAGGAACAGCGCCGTGCCCAGCCCATTGTTTTCTGTAACAAAGCATCACCTACTGTTTTAGTATCTTctatttgttaatgttttatacACATTCTTATACCtttgaaaaaatgtataagatctATGGCCTTATAGTTAAAGTTacacttataaaaaaagttgtttgCATAGAAtcagtgtacaaattatgaatgacataaaacatttaatataaaaaaccatTACTTACGATCAGGCAAGCAAGGGATGGCGATGAGGGCGACGGCAGTGAGCAGGAAGGCGGCCGTGAGCAGCGGGCGGCGGCCGGCGCGGTCCAGCAGCAGCGTGTTCAGCAGTAGCGCCGGCAGCTCCGCGGCGGCCAGCAGGGCGTAGTTGGCGTGCGCCGACCCCGCCAGCGCGTGCGCGCGCACCGCCAGCCCGTAGAACACGAACACGGCACACGACCACCACGCGAAGCACACGAGCAGTCTTCTCCGCAAGGCGCTGTATCTGATCATTGAGATAACTATGTCATAACATCTGTCACGGCAAGTTCAGAGAATTATGCTAAATATTCCTCTCAttgtaaattacatatttcacgCTCGAACCATAGAGCAAGTACGAAtactaatattttgtatatataaactcCAAATATAACCACTAGAGACAGAAAGGCTAATTCATTATTCACCTAAAGACTTTCATGGCGAAAGCGTTCATCGTGTTACGTGGTGTGGATACTGGATAGGTAACATACTCATCGTTCTTTTTATtggtttatatttgtttagtatttgataattataatttggcAATTAACATTGgcattattaaaactataaaataatgtcataaacgatgaattataatgaaattcaaTATTGGGGTTTTTTTAATTCGTCGTAACAAACGAATAACTTACTTAATAAAAGCCCTGAATAAGCTCTCCTCTTGTACAATAACCTCCACCTTATCTGTAACTTGGTCTTTCGACAGCATTTTGTCCAAAATGCCGTCGGGAATGGTGACTCTGTTCGCTTTCGCTGCTTGTTTTATGACCCGAACAGCTTCGTTGACTTTTCCACCTGCCACGAGCCACCGAATGCTCTCAGGGAGGACCCACGGGTACAGCAGCAGGAGAAACGACGGGGGATAGGCAAGGCGCGCCCACGTGCGCCAGTAGCCCGTCAAATAATCCAGCAGAGCCAGCATCGCCGCTCCGGCAGATAACGGAATGCCGAGTAGTAAGCTGGCCAGTATCCTCTGTTCGACCCCCAGCCATTCGATCACTATAACAAACATTTTGGTGTTTAGTTTAAAACTATACAATCATTGGAATTGATAATTTCAATCTaacaacataaaatattgaaaatgctATAAATATGTGTGAGAAACTTAACCGTTTCCTTGACCCGAGAGACACAAATGACAGATAGTTactgtttaattataatgtctGTCGTGTGGACCGGGAAGTCGTCAATGCTGGGATAATGAGTATAAACTTACTAAGCACGAACGCCGCAGGGTATACACTCGCTCCGAGTACAGTCTCGAAGAACTCAGCCGCCAGGTAGGCAGGATACGAGCCCGCGAACGACTTGCAGAGCCCCACCAGCCCGGCGCCCGTGCCGCTCGTCACCAACGCTGCTCGACGGCCCCAtctacagttaaaaaaaaatcaaaatactctttattgtacaccagtaaataaatcacatatacacggttagatgaaagatgtacaagaggcggccttatcgctaacacagcgatctcttccaggcaacctaaaggtagaggaaaacagatgtagaaagaggtaggggtgtacagagcagatataaacataataaataaatacagtgtaatattaatatattaaaaaaaattacatatattaactaatatgtaccgaaaagattttaataaactcTTAAAAGATGTTCATCAACAAAtcgttgacgacctccatggtcgagtgatgtgtacaccggttttcatgggtacgccactctgaggtcccgggttcgattcctggccaagtcgatgtagattaccattagttttctatgatgtcttgggtctgggtgtttgtgtctCTATGTTTCTggtgtcgttacttctgatttccataacacaagcgcttcagctacttacattgggatcagagtaatgtatgtgatgttgtctcatatttatttatcgttaaatatatttcacgGTATTAGTAGCACCAAGTCCTGGACATCTAAGAATAGAGGTGATTAGCGGATATAGCTCTCGTATATGTACGAGTATAGTGAACGAACTCGGTCTCTCGGTGTATTCGGGATATATTAGGCGCAAACAGTCGTGCGACGACAACGGGGTTATGATCTAGGTCGTTCACATTCAAGTCCTAAAATAGCAGGTTACATTTCCATGTCCTAAATAGTGCAGTAATGTTGCCAGCCATGACTCGCACCAGGCTTAACATTATGCAGTTTACTCGTTTGTAATAG
It contains:
- the LOC124543682 gene encoding solute carrier family 22 member 6-like; this translates as MEMEKECVAGWGRWQARIALLLALPVLLTGMYGTNYVFLAARTPHRCHVPECEDNSTLSGPVPTDAWSPSWSTWALPPDSECLRRPTLDGVCSEAGFDNTTTLDCEDFVYQHHSSIVSEFGLACQEWKRTLVGTVHNVGMLVSLPIMGYVSDRWGRRAALVTSGTGAGLVGLCKSFAGSYPAYLAAEFFETVLGASVYPAAFVLMIEWLGVEQRILASLLLGIPLSAGAAMLALLDYLTGYWRTWARLAYPPSFLLLLYPWVLPESIRWLVAGGKVNEAVRVIKQAAKANRVTIPDGILDKMLSKDQVTDKVEVIVQEESLFRAFIKYSALRRRLLVCFAWWSCAVFVFYGLAVRAHALAGSAHANYALLAAAELPALLLNTLLLDRAGRRPLLTAAFLLTAVALIAIPCLPDQNNGLGTALFLAGKMGATMALNALYVYTAELFPTRARQRLLAACSTCGRIGAILAPQTPLLAAYGTWVPTTLLGALPLLSAALTRLVPDTLGRRLPDSFADLDSSASDISASTALP